Proteins found in one Actinokineospora alba genomic segment:
- a CDS encoding nucleotide sugar dehydrogenase: MFSVDLVVVGLGYVGLPLARRACAAGLRVTGVDTDTGVVDGLMAGRSHVQDAAAADIATMLRQGFTATTDFTTVSTADTVVICVPTGLVDGEPDLRAVMAAGNEVAARLRPGTLVVLESTSYPGTTEEVLLPILESTGLVAGVDFNLAYSPERIDPGNGEHALENTPKVVSGLTPLCAKRCEAFYAELVDSVVVAAGLREAETAKLLENSYRLVNIALVNELAVLCARLDVDVWDVLRCAATKPFGYQAFSPGPGVGGHCIPVDPRYLANRARAEGLPCSMITAAQEVNAGMPGYVVRRARDILARDGGTVYGSRVLLLGVTYKPDVGDTRQTPATGVVRQLRSLGVRVGFHDPYVSGFLVDGEPVCAESNVDAAVRAADLVVLLQDHRSLDLARIGRQARAVLDTRGRMDGEHVERL, translated from the coding sequence TTGTTCTCAGTGGATCTCGTGGTCGTGGGTCTGGGCTACGTAGGGCTGCCGCTCGCCCGTAGGGCCTGCGCGGCGGGGCTTCGCGTCACCGGCGTGGACACCGACACCGGCGTCGTCGACGGGCTGATGGCAGGCCGATCACACGTGCAGGACGCGGCCGCCGCGGACATAGCCACCATGCTGCGCCAGGGGTTCACCGCGACCACAGACTTCACCACGGTGTCCACAGCGGACACCGTGGTGATCTGTGTCCCGACCGGTCTTGTCGACGGCGAGCCCGACTTGCGCGCGGTCATGGCCGCGGGCAACGAGGTAGCGGCCCGGCTGCGGCCGGGCACGCTCGTGGTGTTGGAGTCCACCAGCTACCCGGGCACCACCGAGGAGGTCCTGCTGCCCATTCTCGAGAGCACCGGCCTGGTCGCGGGCGTCGACTTCAACCTGGCGTACTCCCCTGAGCGCATCGACCCCGGCAACGGCGAGCACGCGCTGGAGAACACCCCAAAAGTGGTGAGCGGCCTGACCCCGCTGTGCGCCAAGCGATGCGAGGCGTTCTACGCGGAGCTGGTCGACTCCGTCGTGGTCGCGGCGGGCCTGCGCGAGGCGGAGACGGCGAAGCTGCTGGAGAACAGCTACCGCCTGGTCAACATCGCGCTGGTCAACGAACTCGCCGTCCTGTGCGCCCGGCTCGACGTCGACGTGTGGGACGTCCTGCGCTGCGCGGCGACGAAACCGTTCGGCTACCAGGCTTTCTCACCCGGCCCCGGCGTCGGCGGACACTGCATCCCGGTCGATCCGCGCTACCTGGCCAACCGGGCCCGCGCCGAGGGGCTGCCGTGCTCGATGATCACCGCCGCGCAGGAGGTGAACGCCGGCATGCCCGGCTACGTGGTCCGCCGAGCGCGGGACATCCTCGCCCGCGACGGCGGCACGGTGTATGGCTCTCGCGTGCTTCTCCTTGGGGTCACGTACAAACCGGACGTCGGCGACACCCGGCAGACCCCCGCCACCGGCGTGGTACGCCAACTGCGCTCCCTAGGCGTCCGGGTCGGCTTCCACGACCCGTACGTGTCGGGATTCCTGGTGGACGGCGAACCGGTGTGCGCCGAGTCCAATGTGGACGCGGCGGTGCGGGCGGCGGATCTGGTGGTGTTGCTGCAGGATCACCGCTCACTGGACCTGGCGAGGATCGGTCGCCAGGCGCGGGCGGTGCTGGACACCCGCGGCCGGATGGACGGGGAACACGTGGAACGCCTCTAG
- a CDS encoding DNA-3-methyladenine glycosylase 2 family protein produces the protein MHDDFDRCMRAVNAKDSRFDGWFYTAVRTTRVYCRPSCPGMPPKAENMAFFPSAAAAQQAGFRACKRCRPDASPGSPQWNARADLAARAMRLIADGVVDRSGVPGLAAHLGYSVRQVERQLLAEFGAGPLALARAQRAQTARLLIETTELPMSEVATAAGFGSIRTFNDTVREVFALPPTALRQRAGRPAAGSGVLTVRLPYREPLSADQLFAQLAATVVPGVEEWRDGAYRRTLRLPHGHGIASLRPAAGHVQCQLTLTDLRDLSRAISRCRRLLDLDADPVTVDDTLAADPILAPSVRKNPGRRVPRTVDGAEFAMRAVLGQQLTTAAARAHATRLIAAHGESVRDPIGGLTHLFPSPQTIAALDPELIALPRTRRDTLIGLVTALASGTIDVGVGADRDRARARLAALPGFGPWTVETIAMRALGDPDAFIPSDPGLRAAARELGLTSNTNSLAVRAEAWRPWRAYAMQHLWAISERLAR, from the coding sequence GTGCATGACGACTTCGACCGCTGTATGCGCGCCGTTAACGCCAAAGATTCCAGGTTCGACGGATGGTTCTACACCGCGGTCCGCACCACTCGCGTCTACTGCCGACCCAGCTGCCCCGGAATGCCGCCCAAAGCCGAGAACATGGCGTTCTTCCCCAGCGCCGCCGCGGCCCAGCAAGCGGGCTTCCGCGCGTGCAAGAGGTGTCGTCCCGACGCGAGTCCCGGTTCGCCACAGTGGAACGCCCGCGCCGACCTCGCCGCCCGCGCCATGCGGCTCATCGCCGACGGGGTGGTGGACCGCTCCGGCGTCCCCGGCCTCGCCGCCCATCTGGGCTACAGCGTCCGCCAAGTGGAGCGACAACTGCTCGCCGAGTTCGGCGCGGGCCCGCTCGCGCTCGCCCGCGCTCAACGGGCCCAGACCGCGCGCCTGCTGATCGAGACCACCGAGCTCCCGATGAGCGAGGTGGCCACCGCGGCCGGGTTCGGCAGCATCCGCACCTTCAACGACACCGTGCGGGAGGTGTTCGCGCTGCCGCCCACCGCCCTGCGGCAGCGCGCGGGCAGACCCGCGGCGGGCTCGGGTGTGCTGACGGTGCGGTTGCCCTACCGGGAACCGCTTTCCGCCGACCAGCTCTTCGCCCAGCTCGCCGCCACCGTGGTACCCGGGGTGGAGGAATGGCGCGACGGCGCCTACCGCCGCACCCTGCGCCTGCCGCACGGGCACGGCATCGCCAGCCTGCGCCCCGCCGCGGGCCACGTGCAGTGCCAGCTCACCCTCACCGACCTGCGCGACCTGTCCCGGGCGATCAGCCGGTGCAGGCGGCTGCTCGACCTCGACGCCGACCCGGTCACCGTCGACGACACCCTCGCCGCCGACCCGATTCTCGCGCCATCGGTCCGGAAGAACCCGGGCCGCCGCGTACCCCGCACCGTCGACGGCGCCGAATTCGCCATGCGAGCCGTGCTGGGCCAACAGCTCACGACCGCCGCCGCCCGCGCCCACGCGACCCGGCTGATCGCCGCACACGGCGAGTCGGTGCGCGACCCGATCGGCGGATTGACCCACCTTTTCCCGTCACCACAGACCATCGCCGCCCTCGACCCCGAACTCATCGCCCTGCCCCGGACCCGCCGCGACACGCTGATCGGGCTGGTGACCGCGCTGGCGTCGGGCACGATCGACGTCGGTGTCGGCGCCGACCGCGACCGGGCCAGGGCCAGGCTGGCGGCGCTGCCCGGCTTCGGGCCGTGGACGGTCGAGACCATCGCCATGCGAGCCCTGGGCGACCCGGACGCGTTCATCCCCAGCGATCCTGGACTGCGCGCGGCGGCCCGGGAACTCGGGTTGACCAGCAACACCAACAGCTTGGCGGTCCGGGCGGAGGCATGGCGCCCCTGGCGTGCCTACGCGATGCAACATCTCTGGGCCATCAGTGAACGCCTCGCACGCTGA
- a CDS encoding isocitrate lyase/PEP mutase family protein produces the protein MKTSQQDHAARFHELHTATPVLALANAWDVASACVSVAAGCSAVATTSAGVAWSLGAADGDALDRSLALDLIARVVAAVDVPVTADIETGFGATAAEVAETVRGVLAAGAVGVNIEDSFRTDASPLRDTAAQAERLAAARAAADEAGIALYINARTDVYLRGVGDEDFRLDETLRRARAYLDAGASGIFVPGLADLATIKALVAEIPAPVNIMVGPGAPSIAELGGVGVARASLGAAVAEAAYGLARRATEELLGSGTYESVAGGMTWSELNALFH, from the coding sequence ATGAAGACATCCCAGCAAGATCACGCAGCGCGGTTCCATGAGTTGCACACAGCGACACCCGTCCTGGCCTTGGCGAACGCCTGGGATGTGGCCAGCGCGTGTGTCAGCGTCGCGGCGGGCTGTTCCGCCGTGGCGACCACCAGCGCCGGTGTCGCGTGGAGTCTGGGCGCCGCCGACGGCGACGCGCTCGACCGTTCGCTCGCCCTCGACCTGATCGCCCGGGTGGTGGCGGCGGTCGACGTGCCGGTCACCGCCGACATCGAGACCGGTTTCGGCGCCACCGCCGCCGAGGTCGCCGAGACGGTCCGCGGCGTGCTCGCGGCGGGCGCGGTCGGGGTGAACATCGAGGACTCGTTCCGGACGGACGCGAGCCCCCTGCGCGACACCGCGGCGCAGGCCGAGCGGCTCGCCGCCGCGCGCGCGGCCGCGGACGAGGCGGGCATCGCGCTCTACATCAACGCGCGGACAGACGTGTACCTGCGCGGGGTCGGCGACGAGGACTTCCGTCTCGACGAGACACTGCGCCGGGCACGGGCCTATCTGGACGCGGGCGCCTCAGGCATCTTCGTGCCGGGCTTGGCCGACCTGGCCACGATCAAGGCGCTGGTGGCGGAGATCCCGGCGCCGGTCAACATCATGGTCGGTCCGGGGGCGCCGAGCATCGCCGAACTCGGCGGCGTCGGTGTGGCGCGGGCGAGTCTGGGCGCGGCTGTCGCGGAGGCGGCCTACGGGCTGGCGCGCCGGGCGACCGAGGAGCTGCTCGGGTCGGGCACCTACGAGTCCGTGGCGGGCGGCATGACGTGGTCGGAGCTCAACGCCCTGTTCCACTGA
- a CDS encoding TetR/AcrR family transcriptional regulator: MPTYASVDKSRPRSRDAAGLPAVTAERIVDEALALTREQGLENWTLRQLAGAVSAYPAVVYHHVGDREAVVAGVIERVVAEFAVPEPREWRTWFEELLLGMRPVLRAAPGVARRLALYGPIVASARRVIDRGVRVLDAAGFGEESVLVCNVLLTQACQFVALEDDREHSPRLRAEAAAVFSSYRDREDLPGLAATGRFVYEMTQRPGGVEAYYDEFFTFAIARIIDGVAARLTVLSGTGR, from the coding sequence ATGCCGACTTACGCATCCGTGGACAAATCCCGGCCCAGATCACGGGACGCCGCGGGGCTGCCCGCGGTCACCGCGGAGCGGATCGTCGACGAGGCGCTGGCACTGACCAGGGAGCAGGGCCTGGAGAACTGGACGCTGCGCCAGCTCGCGGGCGCCGTCAGCGCCTACCCGGCCGTCGTCTACCACCACGTCGGCGACCGCGAGGCGGTGGTCGCCGGGGTGATCGAGCGGGTCGTCGCCGAGTTCGCGGTCCCCGAGCCGCGGGAGTGGCGCACCTGGTTCGAGGAACTGCTCCTGGGCATGCGGCCCGTGCTGCGGGCCGCGCCGGGAGTGGCCAGGCGACTGGCGCTGTACGGCCCGATCGTCGCCTCGGCGCGGCGTGTCATCGACCGCGGCGTCCGGGTGCTCGACGCGGCCGGGTTCGGCGAGGAGAGCGTCCTCGTGTGCAACGTGCTGCTCACCCAGGCCTGCCAGTTCGTGGCCCTGGAGGACGACCGCGAGCACAGCCCCCGGCTGCGCGCCGAGGCCGCGGCGGTCTTCAGCTCCTACCGCGACCGCGAGGACCTGCCGGGGCTCGCCGCGACCGGCCGGTTCGTCTACGAGATGACCCAGCGGCCGGGCGGCGTCGAGGCGTACTACGACGAGTTCTTCACCTTCGCCATCGCCCGCATCATCGACGGTGTCGCCGCCCGGCTCACCGTCCTCAGTGGAACAGGGCGTTGA
- a CDS encoding antitoxin, translating into MPKLRKLAALAGAAAAARKYANKHPEKVDRAATKAGRMIDQRTKGKYHTQIDGALRKLRAKLPAHPTTPAA; encoded by the coding sequence ATGCCGAAGCTACGCAAGCTCGCCGCCCTCGCCGGGGCGGCGGCGGCCGCGAGGAAGTACGCGAACAAGCACCCGGAGAAGGTCGACCGGGCGGCGACCAAGGCAGGCCGGATGATCGACCAGCGCACCAAGGGCAAGTACCACACGCAGATCGATGGTGCGCTGCGCAAGCTGCGCGCCAAGCTGCCCGCGCACCCGACGACGCCGGCGGCCTGA
- a CDS encoding ABC-F family ATP-binding cassette domain-containing protein, with protein MSATLVAKALAAGHGDRALFSGLDLVVAPGDVIGLVGVNGAGKSTLLRTLAGLLPAEQGEVRLSPSSAIVGYLPQEPDRRPGESVRAFLARRTGVADAQEAMDAAAEALGAGTAGAEDEYSHALERWLALGGADLDERAEAAVADLGLGVRLDQEMVSLSGGQAARAGMASLLLSRYDIFLLDEPTNDLDLDGLARLEDFVSGLRAGTVVVSHDREFLTRTVTGVLELDLAQQQIREYGGGYAAYLEEREVARRHAREEYEEFASTKSSLEDRARMQRGWMDKGTRNARRKASDNDKIGRKLRSESSEKQAAKARQTQRMIERLDVVEEPRKEWELRMEIAAAPRTGAVVAALRDAVVQRGDFTLGPVSLEIGWADRVAITGANGAGKSTLLAALLGRTELTSGETYLGPGVSVGEVDQARGLFLGDEQLFDAFSREIPDWPTADVRTLLAKFGLKAHHVLRRAATLSPGERTRAALALLQARGVNLLVLDEPTNHLDLPAIEQLESAMADYPGTLLLVTHDRRMLDAVAVNRRFVVDEGSVSEKD; from the coding sequence ATGAGCGCGACCCTGGTGGCCAAGGCCCTGGCCGCGGGGCACGGCGACCGTGCCCTGTTCTCCGGGCTCGACCTGGTCGTCGCCCCCGGTGACGTGATCGGCCTGGTCGGCGTCAACGGCGCGGGCAAGTCCACCCTGCTGCGCACGCTGGCCGGGCTGCTGCCCGCCGAGCAGGGCGAGGTCCGGCTCAGCCCGTCGAGTGCCATCGTGGGCTACCTGCCGCAGGAGCCCGACCGTCGCCCCGGCGAGTCGGTGCGCGCGTTCCTCGCCCGGCGCACCGGGGTCGCCGACGCGCAGGAGGCCATGGACGCCGCCGCCGAGGCGCTCGGCGCGGGCACCGCGGGTGCCGAGGACGAGTACTCCCACGCCTTGGAGCGCTGGCTGGCGCTCGGCGGGGCCGACCTCGACGAGCGGGCCGAGGCGGCGGTGGCCGATCTCGGGCTCGGGGTGCGCCTCGACCAGGAGATGGTGTCGCTCTCCGGTGGGCAGGCCGCGCGGGCCGGGATGGCCTCCCTGCTGTTGAGCCGCTACGACATCTTCCTGCTCGACGAGCCCACCAACGACCTCGACCTCGACGGCCTGGCCCGGCTGGAGGACTTCGTCTCGGGGCTGCGCGCGGGCACCGTCGTGGTCAGCCACGACCGCGAGTTCCTCACCCGCACGGTCACCGGTGTCCTCGAACTCGACCTCGCCCAGCAGCAGATCCGCGAGTACGGCGGCGGCTACGCGGCCTACCTCGAGGAACGCGAGGTCGCGCGCAGGCACGCCCGTGAGGAGTACGAGGAGTTCGCCTCCACCAAGTCCTCGCTGGAGGACCGGGCCCGCATGCAGCGCGGCTGGATGGACAAGGGCACCCGCAACGCCCGCCGCAAGGCGAGCGACAACGACAAGATCGGCCGCAAGCTGCGCTCGGAGTCCTCGGAGAAGCAGGCCGCCAAGGCCCGCCAGACCCAGCGCATGATCGAGCGTCTCGATGTGGTCGAGGAGCCGCGCAAGGAGTGGGAGCTGCGGATGGAGATCGCCGCCGCCCCGCGCACCGGCGCGGTCGTCGCCGCCCTGCGCGACGCCGTCGTCCAGCGCGGCGACTTCACGCTCGGGCCGGTGTCGCTCGAAATCGGCTGGGCCGACCGGGTCGCGATCACCGGGGCCAATGGCGCCGGGAAGTCGACCCTGCTGGCGGCCCTGCTCGGCCGGACCGAACTCACCTCGGGTGAGACGTACCTCGGGCCTGGCGTCTCGGTCGGCGAGGTCGACCAGGCCCGCGGCCTGTTCCTCGGCGACGAGCAGCTCTTCGACGCGTTCAGCCGCGAGATCCCGGACTGGCCGACCGCCGACGTGCGGACCCTGCTGGCGAAGTTCGGGCTCAAGGCCCACCACGTCCTGCGCCGCGCCGCGACTCTCTCACCGGGTGAACGCACCCGCGCCGCGCTGGCGCTGCTGCAGGCCCGCGGCGTCAACCTGCTGGTGCTCGACGAGCCGACGAACCACCTGGACCTGCCTGCCATCGAGCAGCTCGAGTCGGCCATGGCGGACTACCCGGGCACATTGTTGCTGGTCACCCACGACCGCCGCATGCTCGACGCGGTCGCGGTCAATCGTCGGTTCGTGGTGGACGAGGGGTCCGTCTCAGAAAAAGACTGA
- a CDS encoding MmcQ/YjbR family DNA-binding protein, with translation MVTVGEIRALALSLPRTEEALVHDRVKFRVRGLVYLAFSRDETELGFAYPKAERAALIEAEPDVYFMPIPSDERFNWVRAHLSKLTHERMRELVIEAWCMVVPKGVAAAYLAREG, from the coding sequence ATGGTGACTGTCGGGGAGATCCGGGCGCTGGCGCTTTCGCTGCCGCGCACCGAGGAGGCGCTGGTCCATGACCGGGTGAAGTTCCGGGTCCGCGGCTTGGTCTACCTGGCCTTCTCCCGCGACGAGACCGAACTCGGCTTCGCCTACCCGAAAGCCGAGCGAGCCGCGCTCATCGAGGCCGAGCCGGACGTCTACTTCATGCCGATCCCGTCGGACGAGCGCTTCAACTGGGTCCGCGCCCACCTGTCGAAGCTGACCCACGAACGCATGCGCGAACTCGTCATCGAAGCCTGGTGCATGGTCGTGCCCAAAGGCGTGGCCGCGGCCTATCTCGCTCGCGAAGGGTGA
- a CDS encoding DUF1707 SHOCT-like domain-containing protein, with the protein MARDGNIRVGTAERERAIDELGEHFSEGRIDVAEYELRCGAAAAARTQAELAALFDDLPVRVSAKPLTPAPKDPLVDRSGPKDRTIITVFAIVAAVVTVVVVAITQFWLALIPALIIGIVIFMMS; encoded by the coding sequence ATGGCTCGGGACGGGAACATCCGCGTCGGCACCGCTGAGCGTGAGCGGGCGATCGACGAGCTCGGCGAGCACTTCTCCGAGGGACGCATCGACGTCGCGGAGTACGAGTTGAGGTGTGGGGCCGCCGCGGCGGCGCGTACCCAGGCTGAGCTCGCGGCACTGTTCGACGACCTTCCCGTGCGGGTGTCGGCCAAGCCGCTGACGCCCGCGCCGAAGGATCCACTGGTCGACCGGTCCGGCCCCAAAGACCGCACGATCATCACCGTCTTCGCCATCGTCGCCGCCGTGGTCACGGTCGTCGTGGTGGCCATCACCCAGTTCTGGCTGGCGCTGATCCCCGCGCTGATCATCGGCATCGTCATCTTCATGATGTCCTAG
- a CDS encoding LuxR C-terminal-related transcriptional regulator: protein MIPGYPLPSELVLDDPTRRLCAAIVSGGLAPVRLAVIAPGGYGKTALLDLLATAEGAKRWRRGADGAPLLLVDDAHLLGEQDFTELAAHAADSATGLVVAARPRPRPDGLTALLGRLRGQIVLRPFDRDRVAECLRAITGAAPSPAVIDLVAAQTGGVPGLVHRLAPHVGSGTVPRAAVEEFRFELDRLSPDALRVLVAAEVGMGEVDLLAGLLARSPAEVADILDEVRGTGLLDLTGELLPLGAKVLRELVPADQRDAVFGGLADLRLARGGPLGDAALALLGAGAGGPSVAAVFEAAAAQAAPGVAVRLYAAAAEAGHPVDAVRHAEAEAMSGDIDSALRRADAVVSATGNPDAARIAAAALAHRGQLARSAELYQWSGSALAAIGLAGTGRVDDARTALKQADSGERPTLLAGAITALAQGILSSLDESWPTALSTVARAAEMLEPVGGTALLPDSPAAVAAIMASHSGAAALAEPLLDRAIAAETGGKVLVNRHQLLRAWIAMTRGDGPAAAAVVAGRTDLTPRDAQFALGMELGIARRGSDLGALRRSWDRACATLVRTPVDLFTLLPLGEFAVAAARLGDRDRLVPQLDQAWDLLRRLGNPPLWSAMLHWSCLHAEIIAERPDAAEAHAAALADTAAASPFHTTMAHAAQSWRLVLAGTVDAEHVESAARGLHAAGLGWDAARLAGQAAIRTADRKAMVGLLDCARVLQGPGAAAPVVEDSSGAARLSERELQVAGLVLDGLTYKQVGDRLFISGKTVEHHMARMRSRLGATSRSDLLAQLRALLGNRA from the coding sequence TTGATCCCCGGCTACCCGCTCCCGAGTGAACTCGTCCTCGACGACCCGACCCGGCGGCTGTGCGCGGCGATCGTCTCCGGTGGGCTCGCGCCCGTCCGGCTCGCGGTGATCGCCCCCGGCGGCTATGGCAAGACCGCCCTGCTCGACCTGCTGGCCACCGCCGAGGGCGCCAAGCGCTGGCGGCGCGGGGCCGACGGCGCGCCGCTGCTCCTCGTCGACGACGCGCATCTGTTGGGGGAGCAGGATTTCACCGAGCTCGCCGCCCACGCGGCGGACAGCGCGACCGGGCTGGTCGTCGCCGCCCGGCCGCGCCCACGACCCGATGGGCTGACCGCGCTGCTCGGGCGACTGCGCGGCCAGATCGTGCTGCGCCCGTTCGACCGCGACCGGGTGGCCGAGTGCCTGCGCGCGATCACGGGCGCGGCGCCGTCGCCCGCGGTGATCGACCTGGTGGCCGCGCAGACCGGTGGCGTGCCCGGCCTGGTCCACCGGCTCGCCCCGCACGTCGGCTCCGGGACAGTGCCCCGCGCCGCCGTCGAGGAGTTCCGGTTCGAACTCGACCGGCTCAGCCCGGACGCGCTGCGGGTGCTGGTCGCCGCCGAAGTCGGGATGGGCGAGGTCGACCTGCTCGCCGGGCTGCTGGCCCGCTCGCCCGCCGAGGTGGCCGACATCCTCGACGAGGTGCGTGGCACCGGCCTGCTCGATCTCACCGGTGAGCTGCTTCCCTTGGGCGCCAAGGTTTTGCGTGAACTCGTCCCGGCCGACCAGCGGGACGCGGTCTTCGGCGGGCTCGCCGACCTGCGGCTCGCCCGCGGTGGCCCACTCGGCGACGCGGCCCTCGCGCTGCTGGGCGCGGGTGCAGGCGGTCCGTCGGTGGCCGCGGTCTTCGAGGCCGCCGCCGCGCAGGCCGCCCCGGGGGTCGCCGTGCGCCTCTACGCCGCCGCGGCGGAGGCGGGTCATCCGGTCGACGCGGTCCGCCACGCCGAGGCCGAGGCCATGTCCGGTGACATCGATTCGGCGCTGCGCCGCGCCGACGCCGTCGTCTCCGCGACCGGGAACCCCGACGCCGCAAGGATCGCCGCCGCCGCACTGGCCCACCGCGGCCAACTCGCGCGCAGTGCGGAGCTGTACCAGTGGTCGGGTTCGGCGCTCGCGGCCATCGGCCTTGCGGGTACGGGCCGGGTCGACGACGCGCGAACCGCGCTCAAACAAGCCGACAGCGGCGAGCGGCCGACCCTGCTCGCCGGTGCGATCACCGCCCTGGCCCAGGGAATCCTGTCCTCCCTCGACGAGTCGTGGCCCACCGCACTGTCCACTGTGGCCCGTGCGGCGGAGATGCTGGAACCGGTCGGCGGCACGGCGCTGCTGCCCGACAGCCCGGCCGCCGTGGCCGCGATCATGGCCTCGCACAGCGGCGCCGCCGCCCTTGCCGAACCGCTGCTCGACCGCGCCATCGCCGCCGAGACCGGCGGAAAGGTGCTGGTCAACCGGCATCAGCTGCTGCGCGCGTGGATCGCGATGACCCGCGGCGACGGACCCGCGGCGGCCGCGGTCGTGGCGGGCCGCACCGACCTGACCCCGCGCGACGCGCAGTTCGCGCTCGGCATGGAACTCGGCATCGCCCGCCGTGGCAGCGATCTCGGGGCGCTGCGCCGGTCGTGGGACCGCGCCTGCGCGACACTCGTGCGCACTCCCGTCGACCTGTTCACCCTGCTGCCGCTGGGCGAGTTCGCCGTCGCCGCGGCCCGTCTCGGCGACCGCGACCGGCTCGTCCCGCAGCTCGACCAGGCGTGGGACCTGTTGCGCCGCTTGGGAAACCCGCCGCTGTGGTCGGCCATGCTGCACTGGTCGTGCCTGCACGCGGAGATCATCGCCGAACGGCCCGACGCCGCCGAGGCGCACGCGGCGGCACTGGCCGACACCGCGGCAGCGAGCCCGTTCCACACCACGATGGCGCACGCCGCGCAGAGCTGGCGGCTCGTCCTCGCGGGCACGGTGGACGCCGAACACGTCGAGTCCGCCGCCCGCGGCCTGCACGCCGCGGGCCTCGGCTGGGACGCCGCCCGCCTCGCGGGCCAGGCGGCGATCCGCACCGCCGACCGCAAGGCGATGGTCGGCCTCCTCGACTGCGCCCGCGTCCTGCAGGGCCCGGGCGCCGCGGCCCCGGTCGTCGAGGACAGCTCGGGCGCGGCCCGGCTCAGCGAGCGGGAACTGCAGGTGGCCGGGCTGGTGCTTGACGGGTTGACCTACAAGCAGGTGGGCGACCGGCTGTTCATCTCGGGAAAGACCGTCGAGCACCACATGGCCCGGATGCGCTCCCGGCTCGGCGCGACCAGCCGCAGCGACCTGCTCGCCCAGCTGCGGGCGCTGCTGGGCAACCGGGCCTAG
- a CDS encoding Hsp70 family protein — MPYVLGIDVGRTRGTAAVCRRVGGAFGPPEVVPVDGGNRWARSMIAISTAGEVLVGQAAEHRAATEPDRVARDFMARVGDGVPVLLGGELYPAETLAAAVVAWIADVVAQAEGAQPERVAVTHPPDWGSYRRGLLREALAAAGLPGVLLLPTVVAAAEAAHLREPVPAGTAIALTLIGGRHCEHAVLYRGQAAFDLVTHVPMVEPDAGDHLDDLLASHVLAVSPEHAADPAAMIEFRQACVAAKERLSVAAEVRVPLPYAPGDLTVTRAFFDELARPALTSVVDDLSLVTAGVPADQLTAVVLAGGTARVPLLASLATARLDCPVAVEEDPASAASRGAALAARPRLGSARFAGGGHLTADASHPGFRPTGPAGGIVPAGDSSPLAVDGSHPSFRPVTGQASDPGFPPARAQSVEPAADVKERAGVRLTEPVSRKRGRDEPPPPRPPVEIIPLEPPAKRFVIPKRSRRGEDDR; from the coding sequence ATGCCCTATGTGCTCGGCATCGACGTCGGTCGCACCCGCGGCACGGCGGCGGTCTGTCGGCGCGTGGGCGGCGCGTTCGGGCCTCCCGAGGTGGTCCCGGTCGACGGTGGCAACCGCTGGGCCCGGTCCATGATCGCCATCTCCACCGCAGGTGAAGTGCTGGTCGGGCAGGCCGCGGAGCATCGGGCGGCGACCGAGCCGGACCGCGTCGCCCGCGACTTCATGGCCAGGGTCGGCGACGGCGTGCCGGTCCTGCTCGGCGGCGAGCTCTACCCCGCGGAGACCCTCGCCGCCGCCGTGGTGGCCTGGATCGCCGACGTCGTCGCCCAGGCCGAGGGCGCCCAGCCGGAGCGGGTCGCGGTCACGCACCCACCCGATTGGGGGTCATACCGTCGTGGGCTTCTGCGGGAGGCGCTCGCCGCCGCCGGTCTGCCGGGGGTGTTGCTGCTGCCCACCGTGGTCGCCGCCGCGGAGGCCGCCCACCTGCGCGAGCCGGTGCCCGCGGGCACGGCGATCGCGCTGACCCTCATCGGCGGCAGGCACTGCGAGCACGCCGTCCTCTACCGGGGCCAGGCCGCGTTCGACCTGGTCACCCACGTGCCGATGGTGGAACCCGACGCCGGGGACCATCTCGACGACCTGCTGGCCAGCCACGTGCTCGCGGTCAGCCCGGAGCACGCCGCCGACCCGGCCGCGATGATCGAGTTCCGGCAGGCCTGCGTCGCGGCGAAGGAACGGCTCTCGGTCGCCGCCGAGGTCCGCGTCCCGCTGCCCTACGCCCCCGGCGACCTCACGGTGACCAGGGCGTTCTTCGACGAACTCGCCCGACCCGCGCTCACCTCGGTGGTCGACGACCTCAGCCTGGTCACCGCGGGCGTCCCCGCCGACCAGCTCACCGCGGTGGTCTTGGCGGGCGGCACCGCCCGCGTCCCGCTGCTCGCGTCGCTGGCCACCGCGCGGCTGGACTGCCCCGTCGCGGTCGAGGAAGACCCGGCGTCGGCCGCGAGCCGGGGCGCCGCGCTGGCCGCCCGCCCGCGGCTGGGTTCCGCGCGGTTCGCGGGCGGCGGTCACCTCACCGCCGACGCCAGCCACCCCGGGTTTCGACCGACGGGCCCCGCGGGTGGGATAGTGCCCGCGGGTGATTCGTCACCCCTCGCCGTCGACGGGAGCCATCCGAGCTTCCGGCCGGTGACAGGACAAGCCAGCGATCCAGGGTTTCCACCGGCCAGGGCGCAGTCGGTGGAACCCGCGGCAGATGTGAAGGAGCGTGCGGGTGTGCGCCTTACCGAGCCCGTGTCACGCAAGCGCGGACGTGACGAGCCACCGCCGCCGCGGCCCCCGGTCGAGATCATCCCGTTGGAGCCGCCCGCGAAGCGTTTCGTCATCCCCAAGCGGTCCCGGCGCGGTGAGGACGACCGTTGA